From Paenibacillus sp. PL2-23:
GAGGGTGTGACGGTATACAGCGGCTTTATAACGGATGGGGAAGAGCGCGGAGCTCCGTCTCTTACCCTGGAATTCCAGGAACGGCGATTGTCGCTGTATGGCTTGCTGCCAGAGGACTTCTCTATTCTGTCTGTCAAGGCGCTTGAAACCTATATGAAAGCGTTCGGTATGGATCCGCTAGACAAGCGATTGACCGCCGGCCGTCTTATGGAGCGCTTCGCCAAAAAAAGAAGCTCCATCAAAACCGCCTTATTGGATGAGAGGCTGCTGACAGGCATCGGCAATGTGTACGCCGATGAAATTCTATTCGAAGCCCGGCTCCGGCCGGAGGCCAAGGTGTCGTCATTAGTTGAGCAAGAATGGGCGAGCCTGTATGAGGCGATTGTGTATGTGCTTCGGGAAGCGATATCGCATGGAGGGGTTGGCAAAGCTCCGATGTTCGAAGGCGATATTATAACAGGCGGCTATTCGGAGCGCCTTCAGGTATATGGCCGTGCAGGGGAAGCCTGCTACCGATGCGGGGGAACGGTCCGAAGGGTTGCCGTCGGCAGCCGCAAGGCGTACGTATGCGAAGGCTGTCAAGGCGACACCACTCCGAAGGAGCCGGAAGCGTCATCAGTGCCGCAATAACGAGGAGGCGGTCTCATGATTCACGTCTATTTGGACGATTATCGAAGCTGCCCGGCGGGCTTTGTATTAGCTCGTACGGCCGAGGAGTGCAAGTTGTTAATCCGTCATGAGAGGATTGACATCCTTTCGCTGGACTACGACTTAGGCTGGGGGCAGCCAACGGGCTTCGATGTTGTCCGCTATCTGACGGATGCCGGGCGATACCCGAAGCGCATCTATCTGCACACCTCCAGCGCGGCCGGCAAGGGGCACATGTACCAGCATTTGTCCCAGCATGTGCCGGCGCAATGCCAGCTGTTCGGGGGACCCATGCCGCAGGCTCTGCTGGAGCAAATTGCAAGCAACGCGGGGGGCTGAGGCTGCAGTATGCTGCTCTGTATTTACTAAACGATGAAAGAGGCTAGTACAACTGTGAGTCAATGGATCGGTACGTCGAATCAAACCTATGCCCCCTACGCGATAGAGGAGCTTCGCAGATTGCTGCCGGGCGCAAGCTTCACACAGCTCGCGGCTGGCGAAGTTTTTATGATGGAATGCCCCATGGAGCGTGAGGAGGTGCTTGCGCTGATCCGCGAGCGAGAGCCTATCTTCCTCAGGCATATCCAGCCGGTGGACAGATCCATGCGCGTAAGCGGCAGCGCTGCTGATCTGGAAGGCTTATCTGAGATGATACGGAACGCGAGACTGATGTTTATGGACAAGCGGACGGCGGTCCATATTCGGAGAAACGTGAAATCCGCCTTTCATTATTCCGCGTCGGATACGAAGGCGCTGCTAGACGCCGTGCTGGAGGAATGGGATGCCGAGCCGGTTGTGCAGCAGCCGGAGGTCGTTATCTCCATCTATGCGGCGGACGATCAGCTTTATGTCGGCTTTGCGCCCCCTGCGGACATGCTGTCGGATTGGCCCGGCGGCGCGGTCCGCTTCCAGCGGGAGGAGGGCCAGGTGTCTCGCGCCAAGTTCAAGCTGCTTGAAGCGGAGCGGACATTTGGACTGCAATACAGCGACTATCGCTCGGCCGTTGATATCGGCGCCGCACCAGGCGGCTGGACGTCGCTCCTGCTGGAGAGAGGTCTTCGGGTTACCGCCATTGATCCCGCTGATATGCACCCTTCGCTCCTGTCGCATCCCTTGCTTACTCATCTGAAGCAGAACGCTTCCGACGCGAAGCTGCCTCTTCAAGGCTTCGACCTGCTTGTATGCGATATGAGCTGGAGCCCGATGCTCATGAGCCGTCTAGTGCTGGATCTGAAGGAAAGTCTGAAGGAGGGCGCGGACGCTATAGTCACTGTGAAGCTGATGCATCGCAAGCCGCTTCAGACGATTCGCGAGGTGATGGAGCGGCTGTCCACCGCATTCCATGTAAGGAAGGCGAAGCAGCTCTTCCATAATCGCGAAGAAATTACGCTTCATTTGCGCAAAAAATGATTCTATTGTTGGGAATTCAGCCAATATGCTACAATGAACAAAGCTTATAATCATGGAAGGGAAAGCATCCCGAAACCGTCTGCCTGCGGCAGTCGATTTCGGGGTGCTTTTCTTTCGTTAACGGAGGCGCGCCATGAGAGGAGTCAGCCCATCGCAAGGCATTTGGGAGAAGGGCACGGTTATTGGAGGGCGGTACCGCGTAGTTCGAGCGGTTGGTCAAGGCGGCATGGGCATTGTGTACGCCGTGGAGGATTTGAAGCTCGGCTCCACGCTGAGAGCGATGAAGGTAACAAGGGGGCAGCTTGGGGAAAGCGTATATTCAGAGGAGGCCGTTACGTTAATGGGATTAAATCATCCCAACCTTCCGCTGATTACGGATTATTATTCGCCGCAGCAAATGGATGGCCATGAAATATTGATTATGGATCTTGTAGAAGGGGAATCGCTGGCAGATATGATGAAAAGCGCGTGCTCCGGGTTTGCGTTCCCCGAGCTGCTGCATATCGGGCTGCAGCTCTGCTCAGCTCTGCATTATTTGCACCAACAGCCCTCTGCGATCATTCATCGGGACTTGAAGCCATCCAATGTGATGATTGACCGGGAGGGCCGCGTGAAGCTGATCGATTTCGGCATATCGCGGCGCTACAAGGAGGGTCAGGCGTTCGATACTGTACAGCTTGGCACGGTTGGCTTTGCCGCTCCCGAGCAGCAGCGGGGGACGCAAAGCGACGTTCGAACTGATATCTATGGCCTAGGGGCACTGCTCTATCATATGGCGACAGGCGGCTCAGTCATGGCGGTGAGGGGCGCGGAGGCCAGCGTGGGCAGACATAGCCGGATGGTGGGGCTGCCCGATGATTACCCTCCGGCATTCGGCTCCGTGCTGGAGCGCATGCTCCAGCCGGTGCCCCAGCATCGCTACCAGACGATGCAGGCTGTCGATCAAGCGCTGCGAGCTTTCACGTCCTATGGCAGCGCCAGTCTGGACAGGACAAAGGACTGGCGCAGCCGCGCAAACGCTCGCAAGCCTCACCTTGTAAGTGTTCTATCTATCGCGCCTGGAGCAGGCGCGACACTCCTCTCCATTTCACTTGCCTTCATGCTGAGCAGGAGAGGCGCCGAGGTGACCGCCGCTGAATATTTTGGCGTGGCGCCGGAATGGACGGAGCTGCTGCCCGCGAAGGTTAGGCATGAAGCAGAGGAGCTGGATCGAGCCGTGGCTTATAGGGAGAAGCCGTCCAAGCGCAGCGGCCGCAGCCGTGCCAAATGGCTGGCCCGGCAGACGAACTATGGGGGCGATGCCGAGCAAGCGGCGAGAGAGTTCGAGCAGCAGCTGAGACAGCATAGCCAGGCTGTAACCGTTATTGATTTTTCGAGCAGCTGGCAGGATCGGCACGCCATGTATTGGCTTCGGCAGTCGAAGCATGTCATTGCGGTGGGGGATCCCTTTATTGCCAAGTGGCAGGTGGGAGCCCTTCAGCGCTTGATCAAGCTGGGGGAGGAGCTGAAAGCAAGCGACGGCCGTCTGCACTGGATCGCGAACAAGGACGTACGGTTCAAGGGCAGACAGGAATGGCTGTCCTTGTTCCCGGAGCCGCCTCTGGCGTCGGTGCCCCTGCTTCCGCAGGATGCCCTGCTGGGCATGCTTTGGAGCGGAAAGTGGATTCACGATCATACGGTTCTGGATTACAGGCTGAATAAACCCTTATCCAAAATTTGTGAGGCGGTTAGCAGCTCTGTTGAGTAACGCCCTACTTCCTGGTCTCCTTGCATTTCGACTTTTCCTTCATTATGATTGAAAGTGTTATCGGAATGACAACAAAGGAGGTGCTCCGGAGCATGAATGAACGCATTTTGGTCGTTGAGGATGAGGCGGGAATCGCTCGCATCTTGCAGCTGGAGCTAGAGCATGAAGGGTATACAGTAGGGGTAGCCGAGGACGGCCGCAAGGGTTATGAGATGGCCTCTTCCGGCCAATGGCAGCTTGTGCTGCTGGACGTTATGCTTCCCGAGATGAGCGGAATCGAGGTGCTGCGGCTGATTCGGCAGGCGGGCAACCCGGTTCCCATTATATTGCTGACCGCGCGGGATACGGTTCCTGACAAGGTCAGCGGCTTCGAGCATGGCGCCAACGATTATATTACAAAGCCCTTTGCGGTGGAAGAGCTGCTTGCGAGAGTGCGCAACATTCTGCGAATCTTCCAGCAATATCCTAAGGAGGCGGAAGGGTCGGATCTGATCAAGCTCGGAGATCTGTCCATCGAGCTGCGGTCGCGCAAGGTGTACCGCAAGGATCTGCTGATCGAGCTGACGCCGCGCGAGTTCGAGCTGCTCGTCTACCTGGTGGAGAACCGCAATGAGGAGAAATCGCGCGAAGACATTCTGTCCGAGGTGTGGGGCTACGACTTCATCGGCGAAACAAATCTTGTAGACGTCTATATTCGTTATCTTCGCCAGAAGCTGGACAAGGGCTACCGGCACAAGCTGATCCACACGGTGCGAGGCGTCGGTTATATGATAAAGGAGCCTGACGCATGACACTGCGTAAACGCTTTACGCTGTTCACGATTTTTTGGCTTATACTGATCCTAATCTTTTTTAATATTTTTGTGTACTTCTATGTAATCAAGATCACGACGGAGAGCGAGGAAGAGGTCATTACGACGAAGATGAACCTGCTTCTGGAGAACCCCCGCATTCAAAGCGGCCGGGGTCTCAGCTCTCCCGATCTGCTTGAGGAATATCGCAACGTCAACGAAATGATACGCATAATTTCTCCCAACAATCGCGTTCTGAATATCGGCATTGGCTCGCATCCCGTATTAATGGAGCTTCCAGCTGTGTTCGAGGGGTACCATCATTCCGGCATGCTGACCAAAGGCGGGGAGCGTGTCCTGTTTATGCGGGTGCCGATCTTTGAAGGGGATGATGTCATCGCCATGCTGGAGGTGACCCGCATTCTGGACGAGCTCGACAATTATCTTCAAGTATTGGTCGCTGCGCTAAGCGTCACAAGCGCCGGCGCGATTCTGTTCGCCATTTTCGGCACGTACTGGTTCACCTCCAGGCTGACCGCGCCGATTCAGCAAATGGTCAACACGATGAGGGAGATCGATCGCAGCGGGAAGCTGCGCCAGATCGACATGGGCAACCGCGAGGAGTCGGCCGAGCTGCAGCAGCTGATTCGAGCGTTTAATCAAATGATTGAGAGGCTCGACAGGACCTTCGCGAGGCAGAAGCAGTTCGTAGCTGACGCCTCCCATGAATTGAAGACGCCGCTAACGGTTATTAGCAGCTATGCTGGCATGCTCAAGCGCTGGGGAAGAGATGATGAAAAGATAAGGGATGAAGCGGTTGACGCGATTGCCAAGGAAGCGACCAGGCTCCAAAACCTGACAAAGTCGATGCTGATGCTGGCTGAAGCGGAGCAAGAGGATTGGCTGAAGCTGGAGATGTTCGATGTGGTGCAGGTTGTGGACGAGCTGGCAACCATGCTGCAGACGACGTTCCAGAGACCCATTCGCGTCAAGGCCTTGTCCAGAGTCGTTCGAATGATGGGCGACAAGGACAAGGTTCGCCAGCTGCTGGTCATTCTGCTTGACAACGCAATCAAATATTCCAAGGAGCCCATCGATATCTCCATCACCTTGATGAAAAATATAGTCAAGATCGAGGTAAAGGACAAGGGCATGGGCATCCCGGAGAAGGAAATTCCGCATCTGTTCGAGCGCTTCTACCGGGTCGATGGCGCAAGAAGCCGTTCCACCGGCGGCGTAGGGCTCGGCTTATCCATCGCGAAGCGAATCGTAGATCTTCATGAGGGGAAAATTGACGTCTTCAGCCTGCCGGAGCTTGGTACAACCATTACGCTGCAATTCAAGCAGCGCAAATAACATCATTTTCATTTGATGCAGGAAGAGGGAAGCTGTACATGATGACGACACAGCTGTTGTCCATCGGGGATGAATTGCTGGAGGAAGTGCGCAAGCACGGCTCTGTGATGACCTGGCGTGATCGCAGAGCGGATCTCTATCCGGACTGGAGCTGACGGGATGAGGAAAGAGCTGTATCTTCTACATAACGGCAAGCCGCTCAAAGCGTTGATAAGACCTTATGCCGCTGCTGACTTTCAAGGCTTGATCGATGTGCAAAAGGCCTGCTTTCCTCCTCCCTTTCCGGAGGAGCTGCTGTGGAACGAAGCGCAGCTGTCCCAGCATGTTGCCCGGTTTCCAGAAGGCGCACTTTGCATAGAAGCGGACGGCCGCATTATCGGCTCCATGACTGGCTTGATTGTGGATTATAGCCAATACGGCGGTGAGCATACCTGGGAGGCCATTACAGACAATGGGTACATCCGCAATCATGAGCCTGGCGGCGATACGCTGTACGTTGTCGATATTGGCGTCATACCGGCATATCGCAAATCAGGCGCAGGCAAATGGCTGATGTTGACGATGTACGAAACGGTGGTCCATCTGGGGCTTGACCGACTGCTAGGCGGCGGAAGAATGCCGGGCTACGCGGCCAAATCGGATCAGGCTTCTCCGGAGCAATACGTGGAGAATGTTCTGTCAGGCGAATGGAATGACCCTGTTATTACGTTTTTGCTTCGCTGCGGAAGAATGCCCCTCAGCGTCGCACGCAACTATTTGGAGGATGAGGATTCAAAGGGCAATGCGGTTATTATGGAATGGCGCAACCCGTTCCGCCATCCTCGTCAGGAGGGATTGAACTCATGTTAACTTATCATCGCGTCACATCCATTGAGGACCGCTATTTCAAGCCGCTGCATGAGCTGCTGGGCACTATATTTCCGCCGGAGGAGGTGCTTGCTTACGAGCTTTGGCGCGAGCCGCTGGAGGACCCATCGATTCATGTCTACGGGGCGCTGCTAGGCGATGAGGTGGTTGGTGCAACGGAATATCGGTATGATCCCAAGCTTCGCGTCGCTATGACGGACTTCACCATTATTGGCAAGCCAGCGCTTGGTGTAGGCCGGTTCCTGATGCGCAATCGGCAGAAGGATCTGGAGCGTCTGGCAGAAGAGTCAGGCACTGAGCCTATTGGGATGTTCGCGGAAATATATGATCCCTATCGGGCCGCCTCTCACGAATTCGGAGGCGTTACGCCGATGAATCCGTTTGTTCGCCGAGAGGTGCTGTCGCATATCGGCTACAAGAGGCTGGACCTCCAATATGTGCATCCTTCCTGGGATCATGAAGGGGCTGCCGTCACGGAGCTGGATTTAGGCTTTCTGCCTCAGGATGAAGACATGGCAGAGATCGACGCTTCGCTGGTCGCCCAATTTCTGACGGGCTATTACGCCGCATTGCCCAACAAGCCGGCTGAATGGAGCCAAATGGTAGACAAGCTGAGCCGTATGGACAAGGTTGCGCTCCTGCCGCTATGACCACAAGCCTTATATTTCGCGGTACCGGAGACGCGATGGGCGTGCCACGGGTGTATTGCTCCTGTGAGGTTTGCCTGGAAGCGCGAAACGGCGAGGGCAGGAATAAGCGCCTGCGTTCCTCGCTGCAGGTCGACATGGCGGATGGAGGCGTTACATGGATAGATTGTGGTCCGGACTGGGGCCGGCAGATGGAAGCCGCCAATCTGCGCTCCATTGACCGTATGCTCATTACGCACGCTCATTTCGATCATATCGGAGGGCTTCCTGAATGGTATGACGCATGCCGTTGGAGTGATGTCCGAGGCATCGCCTACTCGCCGACAGAGGTTATCGCAGAGATTAACGCCCGTTTCCCATGGCTCTCGTCGCGCATCGAGCTCCGTTCCTTGGATGAGCCGATTGTTATCGGACAGTGGAGGGTAAGGTCATGGCGAGTGAATCACGGAAAAAACGGGTATGCCTACGCTTTCCGGTTCCAGCATGAGCGAAGCGGCTATACGTGGGTCTATTGCTCCGATGCCATCGATCTGACGGAGGAGCAGCAGGAACCGCTTCGAGGCGTAGATCTGCTCATTCTGGGGACAAGCTTCTTCCATGAGCCTTATCCCAGAGAAACTCGCTCCTTGTATGATGTGCGGGAGGCCATGGAGCTGTTCCGGCTTTGGCAGCCGAAGGAAGTTATTCTAACGCATTTATCCCATGACATTCATATCGACCATCGGGACGCTCTTCCCGCCAATGTGCGATATGCAGAAACCGGTATGCGGGTGGAGCTGCAGCTATAAGAAGGGACGGGGCCGCATTATTTTTTTGCGGCTCCGTCCTATATTTATCTGCAGGCGTGGGGAAGCTATGGCAAGAAAAGGAGGACTTGCCATGGTTTTTTGGATTGCGATAGTGATCATCGGCTGTTTTGTTGCGTGGGGGGCGCTCATGCCGGAGCAGTTGGCTGCATCGGCCGGCGCTCTGTTCGATCTGATGATTCAGAAGATGGGCTGGTTCTATCTGCTGACGATGTTCGGCATTCTGGTTTTTGCATTTGTGCTGGCCTTCGGCAAATACGGCTCCATCAAGCTCGGTGACGATGACGACGAGCCGGAATACAGCTTGCTGCCCTGGTTCGCCATGCTGTTCAGCACCGGGATGGGGATCGGCTTAGTGTTTTGGGGAGCGGCGGAGCCGCTGTCGCATTATTTGGCCCCTCCTGAAAGCGTAATGGGCGGCACAACGGAAGCAGCGCGAATCGCTATGCGTTATTCATTTTTTCATTGGGGCTTGCACCCTTGGGCGATCTATACGATTGTCGGTCTGATATTGGCTTACCATCAGTTCCGCAAGGGGCGGAAAGGCCTCATCAGCGCCACGTTCTATCCGCTGCTGAAGGAGAGGGTCAACGGTCCCATCGGCAAGGGAATTGATGTGCTGGCTATTATTGCGACCGCATTCGGCGTTGCTACATCGCTGGGGCTGGGAGCGCTGCAAATTAATGGGGGGCTGTCCGCGATGTTCGGTCTGCCGGTGACGTCCTCTTCCCAGGTGTGGATTATTGCGATCGTGACGGTTTTGTTTATGGGCTCCACGCTTACGGGCCTGGACAGGGGAATTAAGCTGCTCAGCACCATGAACCTTATGATCGCTTTCCTGCTGCTGCTATTTGTATTCACGGTGGGTCCAACATCGTTTATTATGGATGCCCTCACGAATACGATGGGCTCTTATGTGCAGAATTTGATCGGGATGAGCTTAAGGCTGACGCCGTTCTCCCAGAACAGCTGGATCGGCAACTGGACACTCTTTTATTGGGCGTGGTGGATCGCATGGGCGCCATTTGTAGGGACGTTTATTGCAAGAGTGTCTAGAGGCCGCACGATTAAGGAATTTGTACTCGGCGTACTGATCGTACCCAGCCTGCTCGGCTTTCTCTGGTTCTCTGTATTCGGGGGTACAGGGCTGTTCATGGAGCTTATGCAGGATGTGCCGCTTGCGGCTGCCGCAGCAGAGGATGTGACCTCTGTATTGTTCATGCTGCTGGGCCAGCTGCCACTCGGCCAGCTTGCGTCAGGCATCGCGACATTATTAGTAGTTGTGTTTTTTGTCACCTCCGCAGATTCCGCAACATTCGTGCTGGGAATGATGTCGCAGCGGGGCGATCAGAATCCGAAAGCGTTGATCAAGCTGACCTGGGGCATCCTCCAGTCTACCGTAGCGATTGTTCTGCTGCTCAGCGGCGGTCTGAGCGGCTTGCAGACGGCTTCTATAGTAACCTCGCTTCCATTCGCGCTAATCATTATCGGGATGTGCGCGGCGCTGCTCCGCAGCCTGAGAGAAGAGGACAGGCATCGCAAGAAGCTGGAGCGCAAAAGAAGAAAAAAGCTGGACGAGCTGATCGAAGATATGTAGTTGCGGCGCATTGACGAACGACGGCAGCATCGTATATATTAAAAAGGTACAACGTATGTAAGGAGATTGAATTTATGTATGCAGGTGTTCTTAACTCGTAATTGGATATGATCGGCTGAGCTTAGGCCTGCTGGAGCCATTGTTAAATGATGGTTTCAACGGAGGTTTGTTTCGTCAGCCCATCCCAAGAGTTGAGAACATGAGGATTTCCGCCTGCATGCATTTGGATGAGGCCTAATCACCGTGCTCCCGCAGCACGGTTTTTTTATGCTTGTTTTTGCCCCTCCGACGACAGCTGTCGGATGGCAGAATCGGTATAGGCTTATCTATGATGAAGCAGGAACGGAGCGCGCCCGCGTTTTCGTTCCTGCTTTTTTTTTTGTACAAAAAAGGAGGCTGCACACAATGAATCAACAAACATTATCTAAATTGGAATTTGATCGCATCGTACGGATGACCGCCGAGCTGACGGTTTCCCCTGAAGGGCGAAAGCTGGCGGAGGCTATGAAACCCAGCTTCAGCTACGGACAAATAACGGCGTGGCTGCAGGAGGCGCAAGAAGCTGCAGAGCTGCTTGCAAGCGGGGCAAGTATTCCATTATCGCCAATGGATGGTATCGATATATTTATCGCGTTGCTGGGGAAAGGCAGAGTATACAGTGAGGATGAGCTTGACGCCGTTGCAGTCTGGCTGACATCTGTGGCTCAGATGAAAAAGTATATGCGCAGCAAGACGGGCATTGCACCTACTATTGCCGCTTACGCGGAGTCCTTGGATGATTGTAAAGCGCTGCGAGAGGAGCTTGCCAGATGTATCCGCTATGGGACATTAACCGATGAGGCCAGTCCGCATCTTGCGTATATCCGAAGGCAGATGTATGCTGCAGAAAATAAAATCAGCCGCAAAATGGAGCAAGCGCTGAACAAATATCGAAGCTTCCTGCAGGACTCTATCGTCAGCAGGCGGCGAGGCCGGTTCGTTATCGCGGTCAAGCGGGAATTCAGGAAGCAGGTGCCGGGAGCCGTGCTTGATGAATCGGCCAGCGGACAAACGTTGTTTGTTGAGCCTCATGAGGCCGCTGAGCTGCATCAGGAGCTTGCTGAATGGAGAGGGGCTGAAGAGAGGGAGCGGAGTATTGTGCTTGCGAGGCTGTCCCAATTGGCTGAAAGCTACCACGCTCCAATGGTGACGAACGTTCAGGCGATGGCCAGTTTTGATTTCATTATGGCGCGGGGCAAGCTTGCAAGCAGCATGGGAGCGCGGAAGATAAAGCTTCTTCGAGAGCCCGTAATCGCGCTGTCGGGTGCTCGCCATCCCTTGCTTGGAGGGGCAAGCGTACCCCTTCATCTGGAGCTTGGCCTTGCATGGAGGCAGCTTATTATTACGGGGCCGAACACCGGTGGAAAGACTGTAGCCTTGAAAACGATCGGCTTGCTGGCTCTGATGACACAGGCTGGACTGCTGATACCTGCGGATGAGAGCAGCGCTATAGGCATCTTCAGGCACATCATCGCCGATGTAGGGGACGGGCAAAGCTTGGAGCAGTCGCTGAGCACCTTCTCTTCCCACATCTCCGTGCTTAAGGAGATGTTCGATTACGCCGATTCTGCCAGTCTGCTGCTTATTGATGAGATGGCTGCGGGGACTGATCCGTCGGAGGGTATTGCGTTGTCGATCGCCATGCTCGAGAAGCTGCTGGACAGAGGTTCCTTGGTGACGGCTACGACACATTTTAATGAAATCAAGGCATTTGCGGCGAAAACCCCAGGCTGCCAGAACGGCCGGATGGCCTTCGATCCGGACACGCTGCTGCCCTTGTACCGGCTGGAGATCGGAGAAGCCGGCGATAGCCATGCGTTTGCGATTGCAAGACGGTTAGGCCTTCCGGAAGGGGTGATGGAACGGGCGGAAGCGCTATTGATTAAGAGGGGGGCGGCAGTGGAAGAGCTGACCCCGCAGCAGCCTCAGGTGAAGCTGGAGCATGAGGAAGGGCAGCGGCCACCAAAGCTGGAGGCGCATGAAGTGCGGGATATGGAAGAGGAAGAGAAGCTCGATTCGAATGACATGCGGGATACGCAAGAGAAGCAGGAGAATCCTGCACGAAAGCGATCCCTTGAGAAGGGGGATTCCGTCTGGATCTATCCCCTCAAGCGTGCGGGTGTTGTCTACCGTCCTGCGGACGAGAGAGGCCAAGTCATTGTGCTGGTGAAAGGCGAGAAG
This genomic window contains:
- a CDS encoding DNA mismatch repair protein MutS — its product is MNQQTLSKLEFDRIVRMTAELTVSPEGRKLAEAMKPSFSYGQITAWLQEAQEAAELLASGASIPLSPMDGIDIFIALLGKGRVYSEDELDAVAVWLTSVAQMKKYMRSKTGIAPTIAAYAESLDDCKALREELARCIRYGTLTDEASPHLAYIRRQMYAAENKISRKMEQALNKYRSFLQDSIVSRRRGRFVIAVKREFRKQVPGAVLDESASGQTLFVEPHEAAELHQELAEWRGAEERERSIVLARLSQLAESYHAPMVTNVQAMASFDFIMARGKLASSMGARKIKLLREPVIALSGARHPLLGGASVPLHLELGLAWRQLIITGPNTGGKTVALKTIGLLALMTQAGLLIPADESSAIGIFRHIIADVGDGQSLEQSLSTFSSHISVLKEMFDYADSASLLLIDEMAAGTDPSEGIALSIAMLEKLLDRGSLVTATTHFNEIKAFAAKTPGCQNGRMAFDPDTLLPLYRLEIGEAGDSHAFAIARRLGLPEGVMERAEALLIKRGAAVEELTPQQPQVKLEHEEGQRPPKLEAHEVRDMEEEEKLDSNDMRDTQEKQENPARKRSLEKGDSVWIYPLKRAGVVYRPADERGQVIVLVKGEKLSFNQKRLKLYIEKSKLYPGESYDLDIVFESKGNRKLRHQMSRKHVEGVEIVIQPDEPQGG